In Nocardioides sp. InS609-2, a single genomic region encodes these proteins:
- the hisF gene encoding imidazole glycerol phosphate synthase subunit HisF: MSLAVRVIPCLDVDGGRVVKGINFVDLRDAGDPVELARAYDAEGADELTFLDISASYEGRATTMEIVSRTAEEVFIPLTVGGGVSSVDDVDRLLRAGADKVAMNTAAIHRPELISEVADRFGNQVLVLSVDARRASTDSGFEVTTHGGRKSAGLDAIEWAARAAELGAGEILLNAMDADGTQDGFDLDLIRAVRREVSIPVIASGGAGRAEHFAPAVEAGADAVLAATVFHFGTLRIGQVKDALSAAGHPVR, translated from the coding sequence GTGAGTCTCGCCGTACGCGTCATCCCATGCCTCGACGTCGACGGCGGCCGGGTGGTCAAGGGCATCAACTTCGTCGACCTCCGCGACGCGGGCGACCCCGTCGAGCTCGCGCGCGCGTACGACGCCGAGGGCGCCGACGAGCTGACCTTCCTCGACATCTCCGCGTCATATGAGGGCCGCGCGACCACGATGGAGATCGTGTCGCGCACGGCCGAGGAGGTCTTCATCCCGCTGACCGTCGGCGGGGGAGTGTCGTCGGTCGACGACGTCGACCGGCTGCTGCGTGCCGGTGCCGACAAGGTCGCCATGAACACCGCGGCCATCCACCGCCCCGAGCTGATCAGCGAGGTGGCCGACCGCTTCGGCAACCAGGTGCTGGTGCTCTCTGTCGACGCGCGCCGGGCGAGCACCGACTCCGGCTTCGAGGTCACCACGCACGGGGGCCGCAAGTCGGCCGGGCTCGACGCGATCGAGTGGGCTGCCCGCGCGGCCGAGCTCGGCGCCGGCGAGATCCTGCTCAACGCCATGGACGCAGACGGCACCCAGGATGGCTTCGACCTCGACCTGATCCGCGCCGTACGACGCGAGGTCAGCATCCCGGTCATCGCGTCGGGCGGCGCCGGCCGGGCCGAGCACTTCGCTCCAGCGGTCGAGGCCGGTGCCGACGCCGTACTCGCCGCCACCGTGTTCCACTTCGGCACCCTGCGCATCGGTCAGGTCAAGGACGCGCTCTCGGCTGCGGGACACCCTGTCCGCTGA
- a CDS encoding amino acid ABC transporter permease, whose translation MQVERDEFRRRRTIRSALVAAASTTVLLGGATALVVTSPGWERVRETYFSWDKAVESFPAVLDGLWLNIRVMAVCAVVIVALSLTIAVMRTIRGPVAFPLRLIGTVYVDVFRGLPLLLVLFLLGFGGPALNLSGLPRSALFWGCTALVLSYSAYVAEVFRAGIESVHPSQRLAGRSMGLSTSQTLRHVVLPQAWRRVLPPLMNDLVSLQKDSGLIAVLGVIDAIRAAQIETAVDFNYTPYVVAGVLFICLTIPMARATDWYARKQGFHGAGGMM comes from the coding sequence GTGCAGGTCGAGCGCGACGAGTTTCGTCGTCGTCGCACGATCCGCAGTGCGCTGGTGGCTGCCGCCAGCACGACCGTCCTGCTCGGCGGCGCGACGGCCCTCGTCGTCACCTCGCCCGGCTGGGAGCGGGTCCGCGAGACCTACTTCAGCTGGGACAAGGCGGTCGAGTCGTTCCCTGCCGTGCTCGACGGGCTGTGGCTCAACATCCGCGTGATGGCGGTGTGCGCGGTCGTGATCGTGGCGCTGAGCCTGACGATCGCGGTGATGCGCACGATCCGCGGTCCGGTCGCGTTCCCGCTGCGCCTGATCGGCACGGTCTACGTCGACGTGTTCCGCGGCCTGCCCCTGCTGCTCGTGCTGTTCCTGCTCGGCTTCGGTGGCCCGGCGCTGAACCTGTCGGGACTGCCGCGGTCGGCGCTGTTCTGGGGATGTACGGCGCTGGTGCTGTCCTACTCGGCCTACGTCGCCGAGGTCTTCCGGGCCGGCATCGAGTCGGTGCACCCGTCCCAGCGACTGGCCGGCCGGTCAATGGGTCTCAGCACCTCGCAGACGCTGCGCCACGTCGTACTCCCACAGGCCTGGCGCCGGGTGCTGCCGCCGTTGATGAACGACCTGGTGTCGCTCCAGAAGGACTCCGGGCTGATCGCAGTGCTCGGCGTCATCGACGCGATCAGGGCCGCGCAGATCGAGACGGCCGTCGACTTCAACTACACGCCGTACGTCGTCGCGGGGGTGTTGTTCATCTGCCTGACGATCCCGATGGCGCGGGCGACGGACTGGTACGCGCGCAAGCAGGGGTTCCACGGGGCCGGGGGGATGATGTGA
- a CDS encoding TIGR03085 family metal-binding protein produces MSTTFARQERAAFCDLALEVGPDAPTRCGEWNVKELVIHLLVRERSPLGAPGMLISPLSGLTDRAMAGLAHEPFKKLVKRLRRPSPLLLLPGADALINSVEFFVHHEDLRRVRTDWTPREIGAGASSLLWQATRVLGPGLVRPAGVPVRLVRAGTGATATLRRGDDPVVVTGVPAELVLMLYNRPTEGLVYDGPADRVDALRAADLGI; encoded by the coding sequence GTGTCGACCACCTTCGCGCGTCAGGAGCGCGCTGCATTCTGCGACCTCGCTCTCGAGGTCGGCCCGGACGCCCCGACCCGGTGCGGCGAGTGGAACGTCAAAGAGCTGGTGATCCACCTGCTGGTGCGCGAGCGCAGCCCGCTGGGCGCTCCCGGCATGCTCATCTCTCCGCTCTCCGGCCTCACCGACCGGGCCATGGCCGGGCTCGCACACGAGCCCTTCAAGAAGCTGGTCAAACGGCTGCGCAGGCCGTCGCCCCTGCTGTTGCTTCCCGGAGCCGACGCACTCATCAACTCCGTCGAGTTCTTCGTCCACCACGAGGACCTGCGCCGGGTCCGGACCGACTGGACCCCGCGCGAGATCGGAGCCGGCGCGTCCAGCCTGCTCTGGCAGGCGACCCGCGTCCTCGGACCTGGCCTCGTCCGGCCGGCCGGCGTGCCCGTCCGTCTCGTGCGTGCCGGCACCGGCGCCACGGCGACCCTGCGCCGCGGCGACGACCCGGTCGTGGTGACGGGGGTGCCCGCAGAGCTGGTGCTGATGCTGTACAACCGGCCTACCGAGGGTCTCGTGTACGACGGCCCGGCAGACCGCGTGGACGCACTGCGCGCCGCCGACCTGGGCATCTAG
- a CDS encoding amino acid ABC transporter ATP-binding protein has product MSGVRKTFGSHVVLRDIDLAVEPGQCVVLIGASGSGKSTLLRCANLLETIDDGVITFEGEDVSDPRVDADAVRARMGLVFQSYNLFPHLSVLGNVTLALRKVHGVAKDEADERGTAMLERVGLAEKAAARPDDLSGGQQQRVAIARALVANPGLMLLDEVTSALDPELVGEVLDLLTGLRDDGVTMLLNTHEMGFARDVADTVCFLHDGVIHETGTPEQVLGDPQEQRTRAFLSRLRT; this is encoded by the coding sequence ATGAGCGGGGTGCGCAAGACCTTCGGCTCACACGTGGTGCTGCGCGACATCGACCTGGCCGTCGAGCCCGGGCAGTGCGTCGTCCTCATCGGGGCGTCCGGGTCGGGCAAGTCGACGCTGCTGCGCTGCGCCAACCTGCTCGAGACGATCGACGACGGCGTGATCACGTTCGAGGGCGAGGACGTCTCCGACCCGCGCGTGGACGCCGACGCGGTGCGTGCGCGGATGGGGCTGGTCTTCCAGTCCTACAACCTGTTCCCGCACCTGAGCGTGCTCGGCAACGTCACCCTCGCGCTGCGCAAGGTGCACGGCGTGGCGAAGGACGAGGCCGACGAGCGGGGTACGGCGATGCTCGAGCGCGTGGGGCTCGCTGAGAAGGCAGCCGCGCGCCCCGACGACCTGTCCGGCGGTCAGCAGCAACGCGTTGCGATCGCCCGCGCGCTGGTGGCGAACCCCGGCCTCATGCTGCTCGACGAGGTCACCTCGGCACTCGACCCGGAGCTGGTGGGGGAGGTCCTCGACCTGCTCACCGGCCTGCGGGACGACGGCGTGACGATGCTGCTGAACACCCACGAGATGGGCTTCGCGCGTGATGTCGCCGACACGGTCTGCTTTCTTCACGACGGCGTGATCCACGAGACGGGCACTCCCGAGCAGGTGCTTGGGGACCCTCAGGAGCAGCGCACCCGCGCGTTCCTGTCTCGTCTGCGGACCTGA
- a CDS encoding ABC transporter ATP-binding protein: MTAVTTERRAVGPGVDSGEDIGAMETIRRGVHFSPELREGIGVTLLLAVVASLGQIIVPVAVQQTLDRGLAGSGGPDVSFVVWMGVICAVAIAVTSTASYLMTSRLFTTSERGLATLRIKAFRHVHDLPLLTQNTERRGALVSRVTTDVDQVSQFLVFGGLIFVVSVGQMLVATVIMVIYSWQLALVVWLAFAPLFASIRYFQRKLSAAYSVVRRQVGVLLSAISEPVVGAAVVRSYAVEGRTQQRIDEAIDEFKDASTRAQKFTVVSFSLGGISAGLANAGVLVVGVLLGFTTDMTPGTILAFAFLVTLFVGPVQMGTQILTDAQNAIASWRRVIGILETPADLVDPGEEGHDLPRGPIDVCFEDVTFAYPGGPPVLRDVTMGIASGSRIAIVGETGSGKSTFAKLLTRLMDPTEGSVLLDGIDVREVRQANLRKSVVLVPQEGFLFDDTITANVRYGRLGATEAEILASAEELGLADWIAGLPGGLATKVGQRGESLSAGERQLVALLRAHLADPDLLVLDEATSSVDPALEMRIGRALERLMTGRTSVTIAHRLSTAEAADEVVVVDRGRIVQRGPHAALVGVEGVYAGLHASWMAQQSH, from the coding sequence ATGACCGCCGTGACCACCGAGCGCCGTGCCGTCGGCCCCGGAGTCGACTCCGGCGAGGACATCGGCGCGATGGAGACGATCCGCCGCGGCGTGCACTTCTCGCCCGAGCTGCGAGAAGGCATCGGCGTGACCCTGCTTCTCGCGGTAGTCGCCTCGCTCGGTCAGATCATCGTGCCGGTCGCGGTCCAGCAGACCCTCGACCGCGGGCTCGCCGGGTCAGGTGGCCCCGACGTCTCGTTCGTCGTGTGGATGGGAGTGATCTGCGCGGTCGCCATCGCGGTGACCAGCACCGCGTCGTACCTCATGACGAGTCGGCTGTTCACCACGTCCGAGCGCGGGCTGGCGACGCTGCGCATCAAGGCTTTCCGTCACGTGCACGATCTGCCGCTCCTCACCCAGAACACCGAGCGTCGCGGCGCCCTGGTCTCGCGGGTCACAACCGACGTCGACCAGGTCAGCCAGTTCCTGGTCTTCGGCGGCCTGATCTTCGTCGTCAGCGTCGGCCAGATGCTGGTGGCGACGGTGATCATGGTGATCTACAGCTGGCAGCTCGCGCTGGTCGTCTGGCTGGCCTTCGCGCCGCTGTTCGCCTCGATCCGCTACTTCCAGCGCAAGCTGTCGGCCGCCTACAGCGTCGTACGCCGCCAGGTCGGCGTGCTGCTCTCGGCGATCTCCGAGCCGGTCGTCGGCGCCGCGGTGGTCCGGTCGTACGCCGTCGAGGGCCGCACCCAGCAGCGCATCGACGAGGCGATCGACGAGTTTAAGGACGCCAGCACGCGGGCCCAGAAGTTCACCGTCGTGTCCTTCTCCCTGGGCGGCATCTCCGCCGGCCTCGCCAACGCCGGAGTGCTGGTCGTGGGTGTGCTGCTCGGGTTCACGACCGACATGACCCCCGGCACGATCCTGGCCTTCGCGTTCCTCGTGACGTTGTTCGTCGGGCCGGTGCAGATGGGCACCCAGATCCTCACTGACGCGCAGAACGCCATCGCCTCCTGGCGTCGCGTCATCGGCATCCTCGAGACGCCTGCCGATCTCGTCGACCCGGGGGAGGAGGGCCACGACCTGCCCCGCGGCCCGATCGACGTCTGCTTCGAGGACGTGACGTTCGCCTACCCCGGCGGTCCACCGGTGCTGCGCGACGTCACGATGGGCATCGCGTCCGGCAGCCGCATCGCCATCGTCGGGGAGACCGGGTCCGGCAAGTCGACGTTCGCCAAGCTGCTGACCCGGCTGATGGACCCGACCGAAGGGTCGGTCCTGCTCGACGGCATCGACGTGCGCGAGGTCCGCCAGGCAAACCTGCGCAAGAGCGTCGTACTCGTGCCGCAGGAGGGTTTCCTGTTCGACGACACCATCACCGCCAACGTTCGCTACGGACGGCTGGGCGCCACCGAGGCAGAGATTCTGGCCAGCGCCGAGGAGCTCGGCCTGGCCGACTGGATCGCCGGACTGCCGGGCGGTCTGGCGACCAAGGTCGGCCAGCGAGGTGAGTCGCTGTCGGCCGGGGAGCGCCAGCTCGTGGCCCTGCTGCGAGCCCACCTCGCCGACCCCGACCTGCTCGTCCTCGACGAGGCGACGTCGTCGGTCGACCCGGCTCTCGAGATGCGCATCGGCCGTGCCCTCGAACGGCTGATGACCGGTCGGACCAGCGTCACCATCGCCCACCGGTTGTCCACCGCCGAGGCCGCCGACGAGGTCGTAGTGGTCGACCGCGGACGCATCGTCCAGCGCGGCCCGCACGCCGCGCTCGTCGGAGTCGAAGGTGTCTACGCAGGCCTGCACGCGTCCTGGATGGCCCAGCAGTCGCACTGA
- a CDS encoding ABC transporter ATP-binding protein, whose translation MDRSAGRSDRRGTTGAGFRVLAVGIRREPGIFTLSTLGSVLFAVLTVADAWVLGWSTDHVVIPAFRDGEIGAGLIWAVVGLFLGVAILRAVGIVARRLGAGVMQYRMQAHTRRAVTRQYLSLPMEWHQRHPTGQLLSNAYSDVEAAWGPIAPLPMALGTLVMMVIAIGQMLVADVVMAVVGLLVFPAVVVANLAYQRLASPLMTRAQGLRAEVSEIAHESFDGAMVVKTLGRETEETDRFTARAHELRDVNIRAGRIRAAFDPTLASLPNLGVLVVLAVGVERVMSGATDAGDVVTVAYLLTIVSFPIRAIGWLLGEFPRSVVGYRRAKAVIDATGSMEYGAATLPTVARGARLEVDHLAYSYDASVPLLRDLSFSVEPGHTVAIVGATASGKSTLTNLMARLVDPDAGAIIVDGTDLRDLRPGALAEAVATVSQTAFLFDDTVRGNVTLGADISDADVWAALRDAQADGFVAALEHGLDTTLGERGTSLSGGQRQRISLARALVRRPRLLILDDATSAVDPEVEARILASLRKGSGDTSLVVVAYRKATIALADEVVHLEDGRILDRGTHAELLRRSPGYAHLVNAYEHVPAEES comes from the coding sequence ATGGATCGGTCAGCAGGCAGGAGCGATCGACGGGGCACGACCGGCGCGGGGTTCCGTGTCCTGGCCGTCGGCATCCGGCGGGAGCCGGGCATCTTCACGCTCTCCACGCTCGGCAGCGTGCTCTTCGCGGTCCTCACCGTGGCCGATGCCTGGGTGCTCGGCTGGTCCACCGACCACGTCGTGATCCCGGCCTTCCGCGACGGCGAGATCGGCGCCGGCCTCATCTGGGCGGTCGTCGGCCTCTTCCTGGGCGTGGCCATCCTGCGCGCCGTCGGCATCGTCGCGCGGCGCCTCGGCGCCGGCGTCATGCAGTACCGCATGCAGGCGCACACCCGACGGGCCGTCACCCGGCAGTACCTCTCCCTCCCCATGGAGTGGCACCAGCGCCACCCGACCGGCCAGCTGCTCTCCAACGCCTACTCCGACGTCGAGGCGGCCTGGGGCCCGATCGCGCCGCTGCCGATGGCACTGGGCACTCTGGTGATGATGGTCATCGCGATCGGGCAGATGCTCGTCGCCGACGTCGTGATGGCCGTGGTGGGGCTGCTGGTCTTCCCGGCCGTCGTCGTTGCCAACCTCGCCTACCAGAGGCTGGCCTCGCCCCTGATGACTCGTGCGCAGGGCCTCCGTGCCGAGGTCAGCGAGATCGCCCACGAGTCGTTCGACGGCGCGATGGTCGTCAAGACCCTGGGTCGCGAGACCGAGGAGACCGACCGCTTCACCGCCCGGGCTCACGAGCTCCGCGACGTCAACATCCGCGCCGGCCGCATCCGCGCGGCGTTCGACCCGACGCTTGCCTCGCTGCCCAACCTCGGTGTCCTGGTCGTGCTCGCGGTCGGCGTCGAGCGGGTGATGAGCGGCGCGACCGATGCGGGTGACGTGGTCACCGTCGCCTACCTCCTGACCATCGTCTCGTTCCCGATCCGAGCCATCGGCTGGCTGCTCGGCGAGTTCCCGCGCAGCGTCGTGGGCTATCGCCGGGCCAAGGCCGTGATCGACGCGACCGGCTCCATGGAGTACGGCGCGGCCACCCTGCCGACGGTCGCGCGCGGCGCCCGCCTCGAGGTCGACCACCTCGCCTACTCCTATGACGCCTCGGTGCCGCTCCTGCGGGACCTCTCGTTCTCCGTCGAGCCCGGCCACACGGTCGCCATCGTCGGCGCCACCGCGTCCGGCAAGAGCACGCTCACCAACCTGATGGCCCGCCTCGTCGACCCCGACGCCGGTGCGATCATTGTCGACGGCACCGACCTGCGCGACCTCCGTCCCGGCGCGCTCGCCGAGGCCGTTGCCACCGTTTCGCAGACCGCGTTCCTCTTCGACGACACCGTGCGCGGCAACGTCACGCTGGGTGCCGACATCTCCGACGCAGACGTCTGGGCGGCGCTGCGCGACGCTCAGGCCGACGGGTTCGTGGCTGCCCTCGAGCACGGTCTCGACACCACCCTCGGCGAGCGTGGCACGTCGCTCTCGGGTGGCCAGCGCCAGCGCATCTCGCTGGCCCGGGCGCTGGTCCGCCGACCCCGCCTGCTGATCCTCGACGACGCCACGTCGGCGGTCGACCCGGAGGTCGAGGCCCGCATCCTGGCCAGCCTGCGCAAGGGCTCGGGTGACACGTCGCTGGTCGTGGTGGCCTACCGCAAGGCGACCATCGCGCTGGCCGACGAGGTCGTCCACCTCGAGGACGGCCGCATTCTCGACCGAGGCACCCACGCCGAGCTGCTCCGACGTAGCCCCGGCTACGCCCACCTCGTCAACGCCTACGAACACGTCCCTGCCGAGGAGAGCTGA
- a CDS encoding LysE family translocator: MVLTFLLTSLVIVATPGTGALFTLAAGLTRGAKASVLAAFACTLGTVPHMVAAVTGLAAVLHASGVAFQVIKYAGVAYLLYMAWTTWRDQGALGVDEDAGPASWRSVVWSGITLNLLNPKLTIFFFAFLPQFVPAGQPGSLVKMLVLSSVFMAMTFVVFAGYGLAAAALRDKVLSRPRLVDRIRKVFAVTFAALAGRLAVETR, translated from the coding sequence ATGGTCCTGACGTTCCTGCTGACCTCGCTGGTCATCGTCGCGACGCCCGGCACGGGCGCGCTCTTCACCCTGGCCGCCGGCCTGACCCGCGGAGCCAAGGCGAGCGTGCTCGCTGCGTTCGCCTGCACGCTCGGCACCGTGCCGCACATGGTCGCCGCCGTCACCGGCCTGGCCGCCGTACTGCATGCGAGCGGAGTGGCGTTCCAGGTCATCAAGTACGCCGGCGTGGCCTACCTGCTGTACATGGCCTGGACGACATGGCGCGACCAGGGCGCCCTCGGCGTCGACGAGGACGCTGGCCCTGCGTCGTGGCGGAGCGTTGTCTGGTCCGGCATCACGCTGAACCTCCTCAACCCCAAGCTGACGATCTTCTTCTTCGCGTTCCTGCCACAGTTCGTGCCCGCGGGGCAGCCCGGCAGCCTGGTGAAGATGCTCGTCCTCAGCAGCGTCTTCATGGCCATGACGTTCGTGGTTTTCGCCGGCTACGGGCTCGCGGCCGCCGCCCTGCGTGACAAGGTGCTGAGCCGGCCGCGGCTGGTGGACCGGATCCGCAAGGTCTTTGCCGTGACGTTCGCCGCACTCGCCGGACGACTGGCGGTCGAGACGCGCTGA
- a CDS encoding ABC transporter substrate-binding protein, which translates to MPTTKPLTAGLAGLAASIVLLTACGAPVDEEPTATDASSSEPAAPDCTADQLETYADGVLTIATDDPAYGPWFVDNDPSNGQGYESAVGFAVAEQLGFTAEQVEWVTAPFNAVVSPGEKKFDFDLNQVSITEKRRNAVDFSAGYYDVRQTVITTKGSAIDGATSLADLKDAKLGAQVGTTSYVAITDQIQSSEQAAPYDTNDQAVQALENGQIDGIVVDLPTAYYMTAAQLDAGVIVGQLPAASGDVEQFGAVLDKGSPLTTCVSQAVDALREDGTLDQLAEEWLAQQGAPELS; encoded by the coding sequence ATGCCTACGACCAAGCCACTGACTGCCGGCCTCGCCGGTCTCGCCGCCTCGATCGTCCTCCTCACCGCGTGCGGTGCGCCGGTCGACGAGGAGCCCACTGCGACCGACGCCTCTTCATCGGAGCCAGCTGCGCCCGACTGCACCGCAGACCAGCTTGAGACGTACGCCGACGGCGTGCTCACCATCGCCACCGACGACCCGGCCTACGGCCCGTGGTTCGTCGACAACGACCCGTCCAACGGCCAGGGCTACGAGTCGGCGGTCGGGTTCGCGGTCGCCGAGCAGCTCGGCTTCACCGCCGAGCAGGTCGAGTGGGTGACCGCGCCGTTCAACGCGGTGGTGAGCCCGGGGGAGAAGAAGTTCGACTTCGATCTCAACCAGGTCTCGATCACCGAGAAGCGCAGGAACGCCGTCGACTTCTCCGCCGGCTACTACGACGTCCGGCAGACCGTGATCACCACCAAGGGCAGCGCCATCGACGGGGCGACCTCGCTGGCCGACCTCAAGGACGCCAAGCTCGGCGCCCAGGTGGGCACGACGAGCTACGTCGCGATCACCGACCAGATCCAGTCGAGCGAGCAGGCCGCGCCGTACGACACCAACGACCAGGCCGTGCAGGCGCTCGAGAACGGCCAGATCGACGGCATCGTCGTCGACCTGCCCACGGCGTACTACATGACCGCGGCCCAGCTCGACGCGGGCGTGATCGTCGGACAGCTGCCCGCGGCGTCCGGTGACGTGGAGCAGTTCGGAGCGGTGCTCGACAAGGGCAGCCCGCTCACGACGTGCGTCAGCCAGGCGGTCGACGCACTGCGCGAGGACGGCACGCTCGACCAGCTTGCCGAGGAATGGCTGGCCCAGCAGGGCGCTCCCGAGCTCTCCTGA
- a CDS encoding DUF4397 domain-containing protein — MAIIRIGVGLVLTTLLISPAAAEAAKPTMASAYFVQGVTGSTWSVTVDGEELDDNVDGKGIVGPFKLEAGKHQIGAINNGSGAEVGAIFTVNAGESVDVVLHRPVDPTDPAIITTFDNNLTSVPSGSGRLTIAHTAAAPPTDIRVNGDVLLADVASGEAASTIVPQGVYPVDVVRTATAGPAVLGPVDLKVAGSALTRVFAVGVAADQTMDAVVQVLPVAETDATAPTGVPAGTGGQAAAAGTSGWGGAIGLAGLLAGSLVVALGLRRLRSV, encoded by the coding sequence GTGGCAATCATCCGTATCGGTGTGGGCCTAGTGCTCACGACCTTGCTCATTTCACCCGCGGCCGCTGAGGCAGCAAAGCCGACGATGGCATCGGCGTACTTCGTGCAGGGCGTCACCGGCTCGACCTGGAGCGTGACCGTCGACGGCGAGGAGCTCGACGACAATGTCGACGGCAAGGGCATCGTCGGGCCCTTCAAGCTCGAGGCCGGGAAGCACCAGATCGGCGCCATCAACAACGGCAGTGGCGCTGAGGTCGGCGCGATCTTCACGGTGAACGCGGGCGAGAGCGTCGACGTGGTGCTGCACCGCCCGGTGGACCCGACGGACCCAGCCATCATCACGACCTTCGACAACAACCTCACCTCGGTGCCGTCGGGCAGCGGGCGGTTGACGATCGCTCACACTGCGGCAGCTCCACCTACCGACATCCGGGTCAATGGCGACGTGCTCCTGGCCGATGTCGCGAGCGGCGAGGCGGCGTCCACGATCGTGCCGCAGGGCGTCTATCCCGTCGACGTCGTGCGGACGGCCACCGCAGGCCCGGCCGTGCTGGGACCGGTCGACCTCAAGGTCGCCGGCAGCGCGCTCACCCGGGTGTTCGCGGTCGGCGTGGCCGCCGACCAGACGATGGATGCGGTCGTCCAGGTGTTGCCGGTCGCCGAGACCGACGCCACGGCGCCCACGGGTGTGCCGGCCGGGACCGGAGGACAGGCGGCCGCGGCCGGGACTTCGGGCTGGGGCGGTGCGATCGGGCTGGCGGGCCTGCTCGCCGGGTCGCTTGTCGTGGCCCTTGGCCTGCGCCGTCTGCGTTCGGTTTGA
- a CDS encoding sortase, translated as MTTEGRRRLAACLLVALGIAAMVAGLRLLIEPAGTTVSASVPPPAPKVHLEGAAPGSRLEVSEPLAPGVSTFGATPDGTSLPEAARAPAAHPELAPFEPVSVQLPGSGAANIDPVATGRDGNLGLPEDPSRMGWWTGGSRAGSPYGGVVVAGHIDSRSFGIGFAAKLADLQTGDRVVLTGGHQKLAYVVTERYLLPRDRVDRLVSLFSQRTKPRLVLLTCGGSYRPDLGYSDNLVVEAVPDGVPRSLS; from the coding sequence GTGACGACTGAAGGACGGCGGCGGCTGGCTGCCTGCCTGCTGGTGGCACTCGGAATTGCGGCGATGGTCGCGGGCCTGCGGCTGCTCATCGAGCCTGCGGGCACGACGGTCTCAGCGTCGGTGCCCCCTCCCGCACCGAAGGTCCATCTCGAGGGCGCCGCGCCGGGGTCCCGCCTGGAGGTGTCGGAGCCGCTGGCGCCGGGAGTGAGCACCTTCGGCGCCACACCGGACGGTACGTCCTTGCCCGAGGCGGCTCGGGCCCCGGCAGCGCACCCCGAGCTGGCCCCCTTCGAGCCCGTGTCGGTGCAACTGCCGGGCAGCGGTGCTGCGAACATCGATCCCGTGGCCACCGGACGCGACGGAAACCTCGGCCTGCCGGAGGACCCCAGTCGGATGGGCTGGTGGACCGGAGGGTCGCGCGCGGGCTCGCCGTACGGCGGGGTCGTGGTCGCGGGCCACATTGACTCCAGAAGCTTCGGCATCGGCTTCGCGGCCAAGCTCGCCGACCTGCAGACCGGCGACCGGGTCGTGCTCACCGGTGGGCACCAGAAATTGGCCTACGTGGTGACCGAGCGCTACCTGCTGCCGCGTGACCGGGTGGATCGGCTGGTGTCGTTGTTCTCCCAGCGCACCAAGCCCCGGCTGGTGCTGCTCACGTGCGGTGGGAGCTACCGCCCCGACCTGGGCTACTCCGACAACCTGGTCGTCGAGGCTGTCCCGGACGGGGTGCCGCGGTCGTTGTCCTGA
- the priA gene encoding bifunctional 1-(5-phosphoribosyl)-5-((5-phosphoribosylamino)methylideneamino)imidazole-4-carboxamide isomerase/phosphoribosylanthranilate isomerase PriA produces MTDHLQLLPAVDIADGQAVQLVQGVAGSEKRFGDPVEAALRWQAAGAEWIHLVDLDAAFGRGHNRELQARIVGALDIDVEMSGGIRDDESLEAAMATGCRRVNIGTAALESPQWCASAIASYGDRVAVGLDVRGRTLAARGWTRDGGDLYDVLTRLDSEGCVRYVVTDVNKDGMLQGPNLQLLRDVCAATDRPVVASGGITELADIEALQGLVTDGVEGAIVGTALYEGRFTLEDALALTLPGRAT; encoded by the coding sequence ATGACCGACCACCTCCAGCTGCTGCCCGCCGTCGACATCGCCGACGGCCAGGCCGTCCAGCTCGTGCAGGGTGTCGCGGGCTCGGAGAAGCGCTTCGGTGACCCCGTCGAGGCCGCGTTGCGCTGGCAGGCGGCCGGCGCCGAGTGGATCCACCTCGTCGACCTCGACGCGGCGTTCGGCCGCGGCCACAACCGGGAGCTGCAGGCCAGGATCGTCGGCGCGCTCGACATCGACGTCGAGATGAGCGGTGGCATCCGCGACGACGAGTCGCTGGAGGCCGCGATGGCCACCGGCTGCCGCCGCGTCAACATCGGCACCGCCGCACTGGAGTCGCCCCAGTGGTGCGCGTCGGCCATCGCGTCGTACGGCGACCGAGTCGCTGTCGGCCTCGACGTGCGTGGCCGCACCCTCGCCGCGCGTGGCTGGACCCGCGACGGCGGTGACCTGTACGACGTGCTGACGCGGCTCGACTCCGAGGGCTGCGTGCGCTACGTCGTCACTGACGTCAACAAGGACGGCATGCTCCAGGGCCCAAACCTGCAGCTGTTGCGCGACGTGTGTGCCGCGACCGACCGGCCGGTCGTCGCCTCGGGTGGCATCACCGAGCTGGCCGACATCGAGGCCCTGCAAGGTCTCGTGACCGACGGGGTCGAGGGGGCGATCGTCGGGACCGCCCTCTACGAGGGGCGTTTCACCCTCGAGGACGCCCTCGCGCTGACCCTGCCCGGGCGGGCGACGTGA